The segment AACATGATGTAAGAGACCACTCGGCACTGTAAATGAGCTTAAATGTCTGCATTTTGCACCTTTGCAAGTGACTAAATAAAATCAAGGAAgatacatttcaaaatttcccatttattttaaGAATTGTGCAGGAGTTGAGACTTCATAGACTACTAATAAATGCAGAGTAGTACGTTTTGTAAGCATGCCATAATAAGAATGCAGTAATGTGAGAGCTTTACTGCATTATTTTTCCACCAAGACTGACAGTCTTTTTGGTGAATCAGGTGTGTGGATTAGTAGGATTCTACTGTATTTTAattatcaagtttcagagtagcagccgtgttagtctgtattcacaaaaagaaaaggaggacttgtggcaccttagagactaacaaatttatttgagcataagctttcgtgagctacagctcacttcatgcatccgatgaagttagctgtagctcacgaaagcttatgctcaaataaatttgttagtctctaaagtgccacaagttctccttttctttttaatgatcaAATGGTCCTTCAGTGAGACCTCTCCTTTAACTAATACTTCCCTACAGGAAGCCCAGTTTGATGTTGTGGATTAAGGAAAGTAAGCTTTGTGTTTGAATTCAGGAAAACAGCAGGGGGCTTTCAGTGCCCTGGAAgatgttctatttttttttaaactgtcaatTAATTTACCACTGTTTAAAAGTGTCTGTAGGCAGAGTACAATGCACACCTGCCTTCCTCTGCTTTTCTCAAAAAAAGAAGCTACATTTTATTAGGTTTTGTATGaaaatagcacctagaggccctagCTGAGGTCAGAGCCACATTgggctaagcactgtacaaacaaatcaagaaaaaaaGCCTGCCCCAGAGTCTATACTCTAACTAGaaaagacaaagggtaggaggggaAGCAGCAGTACAGAGAGGTGAAGTCATTTGCCCAATGTCACAACTGGTCAGAGGTAGACCTGGGAAGAAAATCTAGCTGTGGAGTcctgcatccactgaagtcaacggcaaaacttccattgacttcattggagccaggattttaccccagctctcctgactctcagtcccatGATATATCCACTTTGACCGTGTTGCTAAATATCATGGGAGAGGAAACTAGTTTTACAAAATATGTTGCAGTGAAAGTTATTTCTGAATAATAAGTTTCCAAAAATAAGTGacaaattccatttaaaaaattgcattaatGATCTAATTCTATTACTTGCattccaccacccccacccccattctgatGGCTTCGGGAAAGCATGCAAAGTTTTAAACTGGTCATAGTTACAGGAgtcccttagccctggtctacactaggactttaggtcgaatttagcagcgttaaatcgatgtaaacctgcacccgtccacacaatgaagccctttatttcgacttaaagggctcttaaaatcgatttccttactccacccctgacaagtggattagcgcttaaatcgacgttgccggctcgaatttggggtactgtggacacaattcgatggtattggcctccaggagctatcccagagtgctccattatgactgctctggacagcactctcaactcagatgcactggccaggtagacaggaaaagaaccgcgaacttttgaatctcatttcctgtttggccagcgtggcaagctgcaggtgaccatgcagagctcatcagcacaggtgaccatgatggagtcccagaatcgcaaaagagctccagcatggaccgaacgggaggtacgggatctgatcgctgtttggggagaggaatccgtgctatcagaactccgttccagttttcgaaatgccaaaacctttgtcaaaatctcccagggcatgaaggacagaggccataacagggacccgaagcagtgctgcgtgaaactgaaggagctgaggcaagcctaccagaaaaccagagaggcgaacagccgctctgggtcagagccccaaacatgccgcttctatgatgagctgcatgccattttagggggttcagccaccactaccccagccatgttgtttgactccttcaatggagatggaggcaatacggaagcaggttttggggacgaagaagatgatgatgaggaggaggttgtagatagctcacagcaagcaagcggagaaaccggttttcccgacagccaggaactgtttctcaccctagacctggagccagtaccccccgaacccacccaaggctacctc is part of the Caretta caretta isolate rCarCar2 chromosome 5, rCarCar1.hap1, whole genome shotgun sequence genome and harbors:
- the LOC142072013 gene encoding uncharacterized protein LOC142072013; translation: MQSSSAQVTMMESQNRKRAPAWTEREVRDLIAVWGEESVLSELRSSFRNAKTFVKISQGMKDRGHNRDPKQCCVKLKELRQAYQKTREANSRSGSEPQTCRFYDELHAILGGSATTTPAMLFDSFNGDGGNTEAGFGDEEDDDEEEVVDSSQQASGETGFPDSQELFLTLDLEPVPPEPTQGYLLDPAGGEGTSAACVSMITGSSPSQRLVKLRKKKKRTRDEMFSELMLSSHTDRAQTNAWRQIMSECRKAQNDREERWRAEESKWRAEERAEAQMWRPHDERRQDSMLRLLQDQTSMLQCMVELQQRQLEHRLPLLPLCNQPPSSPSSIASTPRRPRTRWGGLRPTSHSTTEDCPKKRRLSFNKF